GATAACGATTTGAAGCTGCAGCACCCAAAACAGGATTGGCTTGCACTTCACACCCCAAATCTACAATGCGTTGATGTCCTATTTTTGAGTTTCCAACTGGTTTTTCATACAGAAAAACATGTCTTGCATGCTCTACTATAGCTACGTACGACCCATCTGCAAAAATGATGTTTTTCTCAAACGAATAATGAAGTAATGGCTTAAAAATCTgccaaaaaaagaaagtgagACTGAGACATTAAATGTATGAAATAACAGGCTAGGGTGAGGTGAGACACTGCTAAGAactggaataaatttacaacagATATTAAGCTCACAATCAGACTTACTAGGGGGAGAGACGCAAAACTTTTTGTTAGTCTTGCTTGCCTCTACGTATCCAAATCCAGGAAATGTAGAAATATGCTTCAATCTCCAATGTTCGTCATTACTTTCACCAGCAACCCAAACGCAGCCGTCATGATCATGTCTCAAACACAAGAGCTGGCCGTGTTTGACTCTTTGTGTGAACAAAACGCAGTTATTTGCACCTAAAATTACTAAATGAGTAGTCTTGTGAGAGTCTATATTAATTCTTTGGAAttgattttctctttcttgaATATCACATTCTTCTAGCTGCTCTGAGTTGAATCCCAACATTGGATGCCCACCTCCGGTTCCTGGCTCTTCAGTGCATAAATAGGCTAATCTGGGATGGGTTcatattaaaaacaaaaaatgaatgttcAGGAATATTTACAAATGATAAACGATATCCCTGGAGACATACCTGCTGTGAACTTCGGCTGCTAGAGCCTCATTTGGTAAGCATTCACCGCCAGTGTCCTCTTTAATCAGCTCATTCCACATTAACCCAGTctcatttttgaataaatctaTTTTTAGCGAATCTTTCTCATGTGACCAAGTTGTTAAATCTGGATCCAATCTATGCCCACTTTCCCCAGCCATCAATATCTGATCTTCATATTTTATGACAATATTATTAGGCTTGACGTCAACTTTAATTTGACTCTTATCAATGCCATCGAAAACTTTCAACCAAATGGTAAGCGAATCTTCATCCTGAGACCAGCAGTATTTTGGGATATTAATCTCTTGATTGCCTTTAGCTGGAATTTCCTTATTCACTGGTCTTAAAGAATCGTAAACAAAGGTAGCAGAGTCTTGACTCATTAAGTGTAAATAATTTCCGTTTGATTCTAAATTAGCATAATCAACAGCTCCCTTCACCCTCAAGATCCTCTTTCCAATAAATTTAACACCCAGCGATGAAGGTTCTGAACCCACTGTATCAATAGCTGGTGAAgaatatgtatacaaaacAACTTCAGAATGTTTTTTGCTGTCAATTTCAGTTATAAAGCACATTACAACGTTGATTATTGATTTATCTTCAACGTAGACTGAATCTAATATTATACCAGCATCTATATCTTCAAACACGTATGTTAACAAGGGTTGTGAgtcatttttaataattatttccaaatttttacaccCATTGCAGCCAACTATGATGTCTTCTGAAGCAAAACTCAGTGATGGATTATACACCGGGGCACCAGATTCAATTGAGAATTTGGTCAGGGTATGTACCAACTCTAAAAAACCATTTGTATCCAATTTCCATAATTCATTATCTTTGTTGACGAAATAACACTTGCCGTTAAACGGATTTTTATACAAATGATTATGGTAAGCGAAAGACCTTGCTTCAAGCCAGGAATCTTGAGAACTACTGGGTTCCACTCGCAGCACCTCTGAAATAACAGGCAGCACAGTCATATGAAGGCCAAGGTTTCTTTTACATCGttaattaaacaattaataataaatccaAAACTTTTAGTCGATACATGTTGAAAATCTGACAGCCAATCTTCCGTAGTGTTGATTGTTTACCTGTCTCCAGATCTTTTTCTAGAATAAGTATTGGCTCGTcaagaaattgatatttttcgaaGTTGGGGTACAAAAGACCCTTGTCTGGTCGTAGTTCTATGATATCAGGCATCGAAGCAAGTGGTTATTTGCGTCTCAAAACTGTTTATTCATTAATATCACTTGAATCTACGACTTGGTAATTCGCATCTACACTGACGTTGCGTCGTCGCGCGTCTTCAGGCGTGATACATACCCTAACCTAACTTCTTTCATCAGTGTGTACGGCGTACTGGACTTTCCTTAAGGTTGAAACATTAGTAAGTATATAAATGAAAAGCAGagatataatgtaaaattttcgggAAAGCGCTCATTCAGATGATTGCTTGGACGGGTTAATATCATTCAGAGAGATATCATTCctcgataaatttatacagaGCCACTTTATTCGAGGTTAGGTAAGTCCCAGTTAGCATGCGATGGATTTTCAAGAGAGAGATTCGTAATCGTATTTAGACTGGAAATACGTTGTACTCGATAGTTGTTCTATTTCATTACGCATGGAATATTGAGTGACAGGCtgtattccaaaattttcctTGAAAGATACTTTGGAGTAACACATGTGCCCTGACGACAAATAGATATCGTTATACatctttgatttttctttactgTATGTTCGTCTATCAGTAATAATTCGTGCACCTTTATatctatgtgaattttttttttctacaaaaaaaaaagtaatggaTCCTGCAGAAGAAGCGATGATAGAAGTTGACGATAGAGAAGCAGAAGATGATGgagatgatgatgacgatgacgaagCGGAAGATGAAGATATGGAAGCAGAAGACGATAATgatacagagaaaaaaagtaaaatttactTGCCAGGACAGCCActagaaaaaggagaagaattGGTAGTAGATCATTCAGCATATAGAATGTTACATCAAGCTCAAACAGGGGCTCCGTGTCTAAGCTTTGACATTATCAGGGATGACCTCGGTATCTCACGGGAGACATATCCCATGTCAATGTACATGCTAGCTGGTACGCAAGCTGCAAGAACACATGTCAATAACCTACTTGTCATGAAAATGTCTAACCTGCATGGCACTGCTCGTAACAATGAGGAATCTGACGAGTCTGATTcagatgatgatgacgatgaagaCGAAGCTCGAGCTCCTGTTATGACAGTTGCTTCTATAAAACATCAGGGCTGTGTGAATAGAGTGAGGTAAGCATTGTGCTCTGTCTAATGATATGGTTGAACTAGTTTTCCgtagaaaaattctgacaCAATAATTAGGAGCATTGAGTTGAGTTTCCTATCCACAGAGTTTAACACTGTTTGTCACAGATGTACGCAAGTGCGGAACAAAGTCTTTGCTGCAAGTTGGAGTGAACTGGGTCGTGTATCTCTTTGGGATTTGAACGAGCAGCTGAGAGCAGTAGACGATCCCTTGTTACTGAGTAATTACCGTAAGCGAAATGACCAAGGCAATGATGGAGCCAAACCAATATTTACATTCAAAGGACACCTGCAGGAAGGATATGGCTTGGACTGGTGTCCTACCGAAGAAGGAACTCTGGCATCGGGTGATTGTAAAGGCAACATTCACATCTGGCATCACAATAATAGCAGCAGTGGTGAAGACTGGCTTGTAGATCAAAGGCCTTATAATTCCCATGCTCCACATAGTGTTGAGGATCTCCAATGGTCCCCAAACGAAAGGCATGTGCTTGCCTCATGTTCCGTCGATAAAAGGTTTGATATATGCTCAAGTATATTCCGTGGCCTTATTCTTagttaattttgacaaaatttttgaccGAATTATTGTCTTCAGTATAAAAATTTGGGACACAAGAGCAAGTCCTCAGGCAGCGTGCATGCTGACAGCAGGAGCGGCACATACAGCTGATGTAAATGTAATCTCATGGAACAGAAAAGAATCGCGTTTCCTGGTATCTGGTGGCGATGATGGTATTCTACACATATGGGATTTGCGACAATTCAGTCCCAATGGTACTAAACCAGTTGCAACTTTCAAACAACATACAGCGCCGATAACAAGTGTAGAATGGCATCCTGGCGAAGCCACTGTCCTCGCGTCCGCTGGTGCAGATGATCAAATAGCACAATGGGATCTCTCAGTGGAAGCAGATAATATTGCAGAACAAGACAGTCAGCTTGCATCATTACCGCCTCAATTATTATTCGTACATCAGGGTCAAACTGACGTGAAGGAATTACATTGGCATCCGCAGTGCCCAGGTACTCTTGTATCTACTGCTCATTCAGGTTTTAATGTATTTCGTACGATTAGTGTATGATATGTATTGGCTTGCAATAAAGTACTGTAAGAAGACACTGCCTCAAACATTTACCATGAATACTGTCTTAAGAATATTGCATTAAAGAGAGAGATAACAAATCTTGGCTTTATTGATAGTTGTgtaaagttttattttcactaaTTGATAGCATTGAAGTCAGTCATCTAGGTAAatacgttatatatacatgtattttatgtatgtataataatcaattaattacagGTATAGAGTAAATAGATATCTGAATTTCATGCATATTgcgtataatacatgtataaatattaaccCATTCATGGGACACTTGGCCGTTATGTTTATCGTCCAGCGTTATATACTTTCTTTTAAATAATCTGCTAAAACTAgctcaaaaaataataatttccacTGGTAATTTGTAACGATctagaatattatttattggGCTATCCATATAGCAGTGTTACTTGACTCGCAAAAGTCATATCTACTTTTACAGAAGTATTAGGTGATTGTTTTCTATAAATCTGAACGAATTTTGAAGCCAGGGCCAGGTGGAGGGCTGGTTAAGGTTGTCAATTGACCTGCTGGTTCTGCAGCAAATCGGGATGACACTTGAGGTCCTGGTGGTGGTTTATCTTGACCATTCTTTAATgcgtttattattttctctgtaGTCTCGGCAGTAAGGTCTTCCTATTGGTATGTTAACAAAGTACAAATGTTAATACTAGATATTAATCACATATGAAAATATGGTACTTTCATTTAAAGATGCGGAATGCTTGTAGACATGAAAGGTGCTCTACATACATAATAGTCATCGTTTACTTGGAGCATTGGAGCGTTGGCACAAGCTCCCAGACATTCCACCTCGATAACTGTGAAGAGTTTATCAGCAGATGTGTGGCCAACTGCACAATTAGCTGCTTTAGTTACAGCCTGAAGGATCTCATCAGAGCCACGAAGCCAACAAGGTGTGCATGTGCATACTTGGACGTGATATTTTCCTACTGGCTGCCGATTGAACATTGTGTAGAACGTGGCCACTTCGTATACGCGCATGTTAGGTAGTTTCAAAATCTCTGCTACTTTGTGCATGGCTGAAATAGGCAACCATCCGAGTTGGCGTTGCGCCAAATCTAGCAAGGGCATCATAGCTCCGCGCTTATGACCCTCGGGATAAATTGCCAGGATTGCTTCGACACGTTTCTTGTTTGCCTCATTGAACTCGAACGGAGTATTAGGATTGTTCTCTTCAGAATCTCGGTGCTACGACAAGTGGCATTAGAATGTTTGGATAAGCAATACCAAACATCAATCAAGTgctattttaataaaattacaaacttACGACGAATAAATGATCTGACAACCGTCCCGCAGACGACTGTACTCCTCTGACGTTTTTTAGAGCCTTGAACAGAGAACAATTCTTTAGAAGCAACACACGTATGACCCGATTGGAGGTTAGGTTCTGGAATTACATAAGGAgagtaatgaaatttcaatagtCTCACCAAAAGGCTGCGAGCTCTCTGCAGAGTCCCCAGCAtcgtttttaattattgtacaCTTCTGCGTTTACACAAACGGGAAGACCAGTTCATATAATACCGAATCAACTGTGAGCAATTGTACTCAGCGCGGGCATTGATGACACAAAAGCTAGAATGTTAACTCCCCAATGCTGGCTCGGTACGGGAATAATCTCAAATTAAAACCTGACTTACCATCAACGGTATCACAACGCTTTATACAGGCTCCATAAGCCATTGATTTCTTCGAATCACAGCTAAGATCAAGCACACGAAGTGCTTGTGATTGGTCATACTACGCTAATTTTGTTTCGCTCTCATTGAAAACCCACCTGACTAGGTTTTCTGAATTGTCGGAAAGCTACGCTCTTGTGATTTTTGTTCTCTGCTTTACGTAAATTATTACTTacatcttattgttagtcattCATAAGCCGTTGAGTGAAGACTGATAACAGTCTTCACTCAACGGGTGTTATAGGTGCATAAAAGTTCATTAATACGTGAGATTTAAATTGTAATTAGACCGCTTGTTccttgcaataaaattttttatgcgtCAGTGTCCTTCTACGTCACGTTTTTACCCAGTGTTTTTacttgtaatttaaaaaagaagattCGTGTGCACCGGGTACATAGGCCAATCGAAAATGGCATCCGGAAAGAATCAGCATGATAATAGATCATCTAATTGTTTGCGAAAGTATCGgatatttttcgtatttgGCATAGCCATATTATGTGTGCAAGTATACTTAGCTTATACCTTTTTTGCTCTGGAGAGTGAAAATCGCAGGGtaataaaatcatcattaaATAACGTAAGTGTTCACATGCTTAATCAATCTTCTTAATTCTTTGTTCTTCGCTGTAATTTGTTTCTTACTGTGGTCagttgaaatatttccaatcaTTGCTAAATAGCGAGTGCACCCTAATAGTCAGCAATCTTTTTTTCCACACAAGGATATTCTCTCGGTAGCTGAAGAAGGAGGTGGTCTTCTGACAGGTTCTCGGCAGCTCAAACTACCTCCGGACAAACTAGAGACCAATACAATAAAAGGTGCTCATTATCGTAATCGAACAACCAGGGTGAAATTAGACCTGAAATCGCTGAATTTTACCCCCGATTGTGAGATAACTGGCAGAGAAGCAGTGAGCGCCATTACGAGAGCAAAATCTCAGACTTGCAAGCAGCGAATTGCTAGTGTAACTTGCCTGAGTCAACAGGGTCTCCTTTATCCTAAGAACTTGCAATCATCTTGTCCACATTCTCCTGGTTTTCTTGATAAGCCAAAAAACTTGGGTTGCTTCAAAGACGACAAAACACTCCAAGTACTATCTGGTTACTATGCTGTTTACAAAGGTGAAAACTCACCTGATTACTGCGCCAAAATGTGCTTACAGTCAGGTTACCCCTACTCGGGTGTTGAATATTCGTTAGTATACTTCTTATTTAtctttatcaatttattctcTTGGTCTAAATGTGTATTTTGTTATCTGTTAGACTCTCATTCTAACTAATAAAAATGCTGCAACGCCAATGGACAGAATTCTGAGGACCCTTGCCTCACATGTACCAcaataaatattgattatttgtaattgaCAACTAATCTGAATGAATGTATTACAGAATTGAGTGTTTTTGTGGAATGGAGGAACCATCGCAGGTGAGACGTTTACCTGACTCAAGTTGTAATATGAAGTGTCCTGGGAATCCAAAGTTATCCTGTGGTGGTTATTTAACTATAAATATCTTCTGGAATGGCATACAAAGTAATCTAAATAACACATgctatttattgtaaatactCGATCTATAATAATTTAGTAATTTTTTGGTTTACATAAAGAAGGTGTTGGTACAGtctattaaattaaataatgcTTAGTTTTAATGTCCTAGTAAATGAATCAATCAATATTTAACTATTTCTTTCAGGATTCAGGCCTCAAGAAGCAAGAAATTCCAGCTCCAAAAATTCGAGAGAAAAACCTGCTCGAATAGCCTACTTGTTGACAGTAAATGGCAGAGCCAGTCGCCAGGTTAAACGTCTAATCAGTGTGCTGTATCATCCGTCACATTTCTTCTACATTCATGTGGATGCGGTAACTAAGAATAAAATAGAGTGCTAGATACCGATATAAAGagtggaatacctcatatcTACTGTTTATATAGCACTTATGCTATGTCCTTGGATCGCCATGGGGCCAGGTCAGCATTTTAATCAAACTGTGCATCAAGAGTTATGAATTATACTCTTGTCTGATAGATATGCTTCCAACAGTGACCTTTAAAAGATTTATTATTgcatttataatattttagaaTAGAATATGAAATGTGCAGCTTTCATTATTTGTTGTCTGCTTTCGGTATCCAGCCCTcttgtttatatattttatattatgaataaattgacgaaCCATAAGATCTTGCTACAGACctgtaacttttaatttacaaaatttatggTTGGATGCATTTTATTACAGAGGCAAGATTACATGTACCGGGAGATGTTgggaattgagaaaaaatgtacgaCTAAAAATATTAGAGTAGCAAGAGGGATCGGCTTGCGACATGCAAGCATCTGGGGTGGCGCAAGCCTCTTGAAAACTCTTTTAAGTTCAGCGAACGAGATTTTGGCTCAAGATCATAATTGGGATTTTCTTGTGAATTTGTCAGAATCAGATTTTCCAGTTAAAAGCAATGCTCGGCTTACTGAGTTCCTCACTTTAAATAAAGGAATGAATTTTGTCAAGTCACACGGCAGAGAAGTACAACGCTTCATCACAAAGCAAGGACTAGACAAAAGCTTTGTTGAATGTGAAGCACGAATGTGGCGCATTGGTGATCGCAAATTACCGACAGGTATTAAATTATGATGcaatgtaaaattattattacatttattaACTATTTGAAATCGCATGTCTAATACTCACAAATAGCTTGAATCCAACATATTTTATTACCAAATCTTTGCTTATTAATTTAGTTAAtaactaataataaatattttctgtttcactGACAGGTATTCAAATTGATGGAGGAAGTGATTGGGTGGCGCTAAGTCGGGATTTCGTTGAATATGTGGCTAATCCAGTGCCAGACCCTCTAATATCTGGATTGCTAGAAGTGTTCCGATATACTTTGTTACCTGcagaatcattttttcatactgCACTGCGAAATTCACGATTTTGTGATACGTACATTGACAACAATCTTCACGTCACTAATTGGAAACGGAAATTGGGCTGTAAATGTCAGTATAGAGCTATAGTAGATTGGTGTGGTTGTAGCCCGAATGACTTCAAATCCGAAGATTTTGGACGGATAAAAAGCACAGCAGatcgaaatttattctttGCCAGAAAATTTGAGCCAACAATCGATCAAAGAATTATAGACCGTACTGAGGAATGGATATATCCATCGAAAAGTAACAAAACTCAGAAACTGAAGGGTTACGATGCATACTGGCAAAGCGTGTACCACTATGCAGACCTCAGTCCGATGGCTGATGACACACTATTAACAATATCAGATTCTTTAGCTCGTCTCAcctacaaaaatttgaaaattgaagactACATTTTCAGTCAAATCAAGTTACTCGAGGCCACAGCTTATTTTCGATCCAATCGTTTTATTGGGATATTAATTCGATGTAATGCAAATACCAATGACctagaaaatttggaatcttcaacatttcaaaatgaatttccAGAACAAGTCGAATCTTTGATCTCGCTAAAGCAGAATATTACTATAACTAAATCCTGGAAAAATCGTATACGTAACCTGGCTGTTAGCACAGACTATGATCAAAAAGAACAGACGTTCAGAAACTTAGTTGCAGCAATGAGCGTACTATCAACTCCTGTTCTAGCATATGAACTAGTTCCTGGATTTACACCTCTACGTAATTTATCAGTATTGTGGGTTGATCCCTATGGCCATTTGGCAGATATGGGTCAACTACAGATGGAAGAAGCAACATTGGTGAGcagcaaataatttttttctttctcaaatGCAAAACATGAGTATAATTACTGTTTTTAAAtctattcattaattttccaGTTTGGTCACATAAAACCTCAACTTGGAGAGCCGTTAGTCATTGGCACCTGGCATGTGCTCTTAATGGCAGACTCAGATTTAGTAGCAAAACTAAATTTCCTTGTAGTACCATTAGCGTATTGGAGAAATCAAAAGATCACTCTCCGAAAAGCTAAAGAGTTACATAATGGCTCTTTAGCACCATACCAAGTAAATGAAAACATAAATCACTGGTGGACAAATTATTTAAGTACTTCCACCGTAAATTCTAGTACGGCAGAACAGAGAATCGGTTTGGAGCTTGAACGGTGGATAGATGCTCTGGTGTCTGAATAttatgagataaaaaatacatgCTGGACGGTGGAAATGCCGGAAGTTCGGGGAAAACTTGAGAAATGCTCTGAGACTAGTTGGAGCTCACTAAGTCCTGATTACAAAGCTGACATACGCAACTTGTGCTAAGAATTTAACCAATTATGTGCCATTGCCCACTCCtattcataaatttcattaatcatTTGTATAATCATCTCttagatatttttataatgacCAAgactgtatatatgtatacatcgttgtatttgtatttaaaaaaatatattatatgtgcCCCTTTTgattttgctgaattttttttttttttttagttgttAGCGATAATAGTATAAAATTCTTATCTTGTCACGTTTTATCAGGGTCCTAGATTGCAATATTTCGTCTGCATCTCTGCTTGTAGAAGATTGCTTCCGATTAATGTAAATGCCTACGAAGGTAGAAAACTAGTTTCACGTTTGcaacatattttcaacgaaagcGCTCAAAATACCGCTCACTGTAACGAGCGATATATCGAAGTGCGAGTGTATAGGGACCTTCGGGCGTGTGACACAACGTGATAGCTGCCTTCGGTCCTCTCTGTCTTTTGACTTTCTGGTAAGTTTATCGCAAGATGTCGGGGGATGTTTTGCGCGACGAGCCGCTACTATGCTCTCGGTCGAAATGACTTGCTTATCGTGGCGAGATGTTGTAAAATCCCGTCTTAAATTTAGTTCAAAAGTATTTTAAACATCAGACAAGTGTTGTTTAGTGTTATCTAAATATTATCCAGTGAGTATCGTGTTTGTAAAGTCACGAAGTAAAAACCAGTACACAAAGGATCTCGTGCAGTGATTGGTCTGGCAGGTTCTACGTCTCATTGATAAACTTTTGTCTCTTTATCTATTAATTTTACTACGTTGATTATACTACTGCGGAATTTCTTCAAGCCGGCAAAGTCTTAGAAAAACGCTAAAATACTCCCCCGAACCAAATTTCTCACGATTCCAACGAAAACGCGTTTCAAAGCCGATAAAGAATGGGTGCAAAAGCCAGCACAGTCGCACAGTCTGGGAATGGGCAATCCTCGGGAGCCAACGAAATGCAGGGGTTCTCAATACTCCGTTCGTTGCCCGGGGTCATACAGCAGAGTCAATCACAGGCGTCGCGGGGCGACAGCAGACAAAGGGCCAGGTCGTTGAGTTCAGTACCAGATTTAACCTCCGGGGAACAAGGGATGGCCTCCTCGGTTGGCGTGAGCGTCGGCCAGGCGCTGGGGATTCCGCAGCTCGACTCCGACGATACGGACGACGACAGCGGTCGGGTTTACGCCGCTCATAGTCTACCCTCTCACATTTGGTCCCTAAACGGTTAGTGAGAGCAATACAGATTCGTATGTGGCGTGGTGTGACGGGTCTCCGTGAATACCTTGAGTAAACTCACCTTCTATTTACATACGCAGTCATTTACGCAACAGCTTCTGTCGGTTGGCCAAAGTGAGGTTATAGACGTCATCGTGACACCAGACTTTACGCACGGGGCGCGCTTTGTTTTGGCGCGTGTTGTCGAGGTGGTTGGCCTGGTAACCGTATAATCAATGACAGCTCGTGAAGGCTAacgtaaatttttgaat
The Neodiprion fabricii isolate iyNeoFabr1 chromosome 1, iyNeoFabr1.1, whole genome shotgun sequence DNA segment above includes these coding regions:
- the LOC124174443 gene encoding nudC domain-containing protein 1, producing MPDIIELRPDKGLLYPNFEKYQFLDEPILILEKDLETEVLRVEPSSSQDSWLEARSFAYHNHLYKNPFNGKCYFVNKDNELWKLDTNGFLELVHTLTKFSIESGAPVYNPSLSFASEDIIVGCNGCKNLEIIIKNDSQPLLTYVFEDIDAGIILDSVYVEDKSIINVVMCFITEIDSKKHSEVVLYTYSSPAIDTVGSEPSSLGVKFIGKRILRVKGAVDYANLESNGNYLHLMSQDSATFVYDSLRPVNKEIPAKGNQEINIPKYCWSQDEDSLTIWLKVFDGIDKSQIKVDVKPNNIVIKYEDQILMAGESGHRLDPDLTTWSHEKDSLKIDLFKNETGLMWNELIKEDTGGECLPNEALAAEVHSRLAYLCTEEPGTGGGHPMLGFNSEQLEECDIQERENQFQRINIDSHKTTHLVILGANNCVLFTQRVKHGQLLCLRHDHDGCVWVAGESNDEHWRLKHISTFPGFGYVEASKTNKKFCVSPPNGSYVAIVEHARHVFLYEKPVGNSKIGHQRIVDLGCEVQANPVLGAAASNRYLYLLTKNKLYQLQMNP
- the LOC124174445 gene encoding glutamate-rich WD repeat-containing protein 1, with amino-acid sequence MDPAEEAMIEVDDREAEDDGDDDDDDEAEDEDMEAEDDNDTEKKSKIYLPGQPLEKGEELVVDHSAYRMLHQAQTGAPCLSFDIIRDDLGISRETYPMSMYMLAGTQAARTHVNNLLVMKMSNLHGTARNNEESDESDSDDDDDEDEARAPVMTVASIKHQGCVNRVRCTQVRNKVFAASWSELGRVSLWDLNEQLRAVDDPLLLSNYRKRNDQGNDGAKPIFTFKGHLQEGYGLDWCPTEEGTLASGDCKGNIHIWHHNNSSSGEDWLVDQRPYNSHAPHSVEDLQWSPNERHVLASCSVDKSIKIWDTRASPQAACMLTAGAAHTADVNVISWNRKESRFLVSGGDDGILHIWDLRQFSPNGTKPVATFKQHTAPITSVEWHPGEATVLASAGADDQIAQWDLSVEADNIAEQDSQLASLPPQLLFVHQGQTDVKELHWHPQCPGTLVSTAHSGFNVFRTISV
- the LOC124174449 gene encoding NADH dehydrogenase [ubiquinone] flavoprotein 2, mitochondrial isoform X1 → MNLTSNRVIRVLLLKNCSLFKALKNVRGVQSSAGRLSDHLFVHRDSEENNPNTPFEFNEANKKRVEAILAIYPEGHKRGAMMPLLDLAQRQLGWLPISAMHKVAEILKLPNMRVYEVATFYTMFNRQPVGKYHVQVCTCTPCWLRGSDEILQAVTKAANCAVGHTSADKLFTVIEVECLGACANAPMLQVNDDYYEDLTAETTEKIINALKNGQDKPPPGPQVSSRFAAEPAGQLTTLTSPPPGPGFKIRSDL
- the LOC124174449 gene encoding NADH dehydrogenase [ubiquinone] flavoprotein 2, mitochondrial isoform X3, whose translation is MLGTLQRARSLLALKNVRGVQSSAGRLSDHLFVHRDSEENNPNTPFEFNEANKKRVEAILAIYPEGHKRGAMMPLLDLAQRQLGWLPISAMHKVAEILKLPNMRVYEVATFYTMFNRQPVGKYHVQVCTCTPCWLRGSDEILQAVTKAANCAVGHTSADKLFTVIEVECLGACANAPMLQVNDDYYEDLTAETTEKIINALKNGQDKPPPGPQVSSRFAAEPAGQLTTLTSPPPGPGFKIRSDL
- the LOC124174449 gene encoding NADH dehydrogenase [ubiquinone] flavoprotein 2, mitochondrial isoform X2, giving the protein MLGTLQRARSLLNCSLFKALKNVRGVQSSAGRLSDHLFVHRDSEENNPNTPFEFNEANKKRVEAILAIYPEGHKRGAMMPLLDLAQRQLGWLPISAMHKVAEILKLPNMRVYEVATFYTMFNRQPVGKYHVQVCTCTPCWLRGSDEILQAVTKAANCAVGHTSADKLFTVIEVECLGACANAPMLQVNDDYYEDLTAETTEKIINALKNGQDKPPPGPQVSSRFAAEPAGQLTTLTSPPPGPGFKIRSDL
- the LOC124174438 gene encoding xylosyltransferase oxt, producing the protein MASGKNQHDNRSSNCLRKYRIFFVFGIAILCVQVYLAYTFFALESENRRVIKSSLNNDILSVAEEGGGLLTGSRQLKLPPDKLETNTIKGAHYRNRTTRVKLDLKSLNFTPDCEITGREAVSAITRAKSQTCKQRIASVTCLSQQGLLYPKNLQSSCPHSPGFLDKPKNLGCFKDDKTLQVLSGYYAVYKGENSPDYCAKMCLQSGYPYSGVEYSIECFCGMEEPSQVRRLPDSSCNMKCPGNPKLSCGGYLTINIFWNGIQRFRPQEARNSSSKNSREKPARIAYLLTVNGRASRQVKRLISVLYHPSHFFYIHVDARQDYMYREMLGIEKKCTTKNIRVARGIGLRHASIWGGASLLKTLLSSANEILAQDHNWDFLVNLSESDFPVKSNARLTEFLTLNKGMNFVKSHGREVQRFITKQGLDKSFVECEARMWRIGDRKLPTGIQIDGGSDWVALSRDFVEYVANPVPDPLISGLLEVFRYTLLPAESFFHTALRNSRFCDTYIDNNLHVTNWKRKLGCKCQYRAIVDWCGCSPNDFKSEDFGRIKSTADRNLFFARKFEPTIDQRIIDRTEEWIYPSKSNKTQKLKGYDAYWQSVYHYADLSPMADDTLLTISDSLARLTYKNLKIEDYIFSQIKLLEATAYFRSNRFIGILIRCNANTNDLENLESSTFQNEFPEQVESLISLKQNITITKSWKNRIRNLAVSTDYDQKEQTFRNLVAAMSVLSTPVLAYELVPGFTPLRNLSVLWVDPYGHLADMGQLQMEEATLFGHIKPQLGEPLVIGTWHVLLMADSDLVAKLNFLVVPLAYWRNQKITLRKAKELHNGSLAPYQVNENINHWWTNYLSTSTVNSSTAEQRIGLELERWIDALVSEYYEIKNTCWTVEMPEVRGKLEKCSETSWSSLSPDYKADIRNLC
- the LOC124174450 gene encoding E3 ubiquitin-protein ligase ZNRF2 — its product is MGAKASTVAQSGNGQSSGANEMQGFSILRSLPGVIQQSQSQASRGDSRQRARSLSSVPDLTSGEQGMASSVGVSVGQALGIPQLDSDDTDDDSGRVYAAHSLPSHIWSLNGLKCPVCSKFILPDDIECHLVMCLTKPRLNYNEDVLADQKGECVICLEELQPGDVIARLPCLCIYHKNCIDRWFQVNRSCPEHPGD